The following are from one region of the Leucobacter sp. Psy1 genome:
- a CDS encoding NAD(P)-dependent oxidoreductase — protein sequence MTDGTVGLIGLGNMGQPMATLLARAGYRTRAFDASSAALEAAASAGIDAASSAADIARTCETVILMLPSSDIVDAVAGEMLDIDGRVATLFIDMSSSVPARTVALAERCAARGVRLIDAPVSGGVVRARSGELTIMVGGAEEDVQSVEDVLAVLGSRVVRVGEVGAGHATKALNNLLSATHLLATNEAVLAAREFGIDPAVFLEVVNSSSGRSGSSELKLPRYVLTGAFDSGFSAALLEKDVNIALGVEHALGVPAPVSEAAGARWADLRSRLDEGADHTEIIRPVERDLGRELRSHG from the coding sequence ATGACTGACGGAACCGTGGGGCTCATCGGGCTCGGAAACATGGGACAGCCGATGGCGACGCTGCTGGCTCGAGCCGGGTATCGCACTCGGGCGTTCGACGCTTCCAGCGCTGCGCTCGAAGCGGCCGCGTCTGCGGGAATCGATGCTGCGAGCTCGGCAGCCGATATCGCTCGTACCTGTGAGACGGTGATCCTGATGCTGCCGTCGAGCGACATCGTCGATGCGGTTGCGGGAGAGATGCTCGACATCGACGGCCGAGTGGCGACACTGTTCATCGACATGAGCTCTTCTGTGCCGGCGCGCACGGTCGCGCTCGCGGAGCGGTGCGCCGCACGGGGTGTACGGCTGATTGACGCACCGGTGTCTGGTGGGGTGGTTCGCGCCCGATCGGGCGAGCTCACCATCATGGTCGGCGGCGCAGAAGAAGACGTTCAGTCGGTCGAAGACGTCCTCGCCGTGCTCGGGAGCCGAGTCGTCCGCGTCGGCGAGGTCGGAGCCGGTCACGCGACGAAGGCGCTGAACAACCTGCTCTCCGCCACGCATCTGCTCGCGACCAACGAAGCCGTGCTGGCCGCCAGGGAGTTCGGCATTGACCCGGCCGTGTTCCTCGAAGTGGTGAACAGTTCGAGTGGTCGCAGTGGGTCGAGCGAGCTCAAGCTGCCGCGGTACGTGCTGACTGGAGCGTTCGACTCAGGGTTCTCCGCCGCACTGCTCGAGAAGGACGTCAACATCGCACTGGGGGTCGAGCATGCGCTGGGCGTTCCGGCGCCGGTGAGTGAGGCGGCAGGGGCGCGCTGGGCGGACCTGCGGTCGCGGCTCGACGAGGGGGCGGATCACACGGAGATCATCCGTCCCGTGGAGCGCGACCTCGGGAGAGAGTTGCGTTCACACGGCTGA
- a CDS encoding SDR family NAD(P)-dependent oxidoreductase, with translation MDELTGRVAVVTGAASGIGRAIAERCLDAGMRVALVDVELDSLTRTAHELDPAGSRTLTRQVDVRDPAQVEHLAAAVVAHFGAVHLLCNNAGVDAGGPFVDISDATWRWVMDVNFFGVVNGCRAFLPALRASGEGHIVNTASMAAVNAGMRTMAPYIGSKFAVLGVSENLAVELAESDPGIGVSVLLPGGVQTRMTDSERNRPADVPPSDDPLRQSVVDGIRSATARDGLDPSDVAVAVLDAVRDRSFYILTHREPALEAIAQRLEWMRTNAQPLPRVLR, from the coding sequence ATGGATGAGCTCACGGGGCGCGTGGCCGTGGTCACCGGTGCGGCGAGCGGGATCGGCCGCGCGATCGCGGAGCGGTGCCTGGACGCCGGCATGCGGGTGGCCCTCGTCGATGTCGAGCTGGATTCGCTGACGCGGACCGCGCATGAGCTCGATCCCGCAGGTTCACGGACACTGACACGGCAGGTCGACGTTCGGGACCCAGCGCAGGTCGAGCACCTGGCTGCTGCAGTCGTGGCGCACTTCGGGGCGGTGCACCTGCTCTGCAACAACGCAGGAGTGGATGCTGGCGGTCCCTTCGTCGATATCTCCGACGCCACGTGGCGCTGGGTGATGGACGTCAATTTCTTCGGAGTGGTCAATGGCTGCCGTGCGTTCCTCCCGGCTCTTCGTGCGTCGGGAGAGGGACACATCGTGAACACGGCATCGATGGCCGCGGTGAATGCCGGGATGCGCACGATGGCTCCGTACATCGGGTCGAAGTTCGCCGTGCTGGGGGTTTCCGAAAACCTCGCCGTGGAGCTCGCGGAGAGCGATCCGGGGATCGGCGTATCGGTGCTCCTCCCCGGTGGAGTCCAGACGCGCATGACCGACTCCGAGCGCAACCGGCCGGCGGACGTTCCGCCGAGTGACGACCCGCTTCGTCAGAGCGTGGTCGACGGAATCAGATCGGCGACCGCGAGGGACGGACTCGATCCGTCCGATGTCGCCGTCGCCGTGCTCGATGCGGTGCGAGACCGCAGCTTCTACATCCTCACCCATCGAGAGCCGGCGCTCGAAGCGATCGCCCAGCGTCTCGAATGGATGAGGACCAATGCTCAGCCGCTGCCGAGGGTGCTGCGATGA
- a CDS encoding serine hydrolase domain-containing protein, with protein sequence MTPEQPGKVNMQIQQYNDQPPVRGWVDPRFGGVVEAYLENFRLEDELGSSLHVTWRGKPVVDLWGGWLDEERSIPWREDSIVCMMSVAKGVTAIAIGMLVDRGVLDLDEPVATYWPEFGQNGKGGLLLRWVLDHRAGLPALVDEPLWPGATFDREAMTGALERAKPLWEPGTVAAYHVQTQGYILGELVRRVTGMPIGEFVRQQITGPLGADYWLGLPKSEFSRTADLLPNARSRLIAARDQESADSLRVRALAQNPDWPWRCMVNSEEWRTSEIASASGHGNGRSVARIYTPLALGGEADGVRLMSGEGVRVMSEMQHNMIELVQERHYRQGLGVLLNSPDAVYMGPNPEAFGHHGIGGSAGFADPVDGVAFGYAVNKMHEVGTNGPRAKRLIDAVYAAVKGNGS encoded by the coding sequence ATGACCCCCGAGCAGCCCGGAAAGGTGAACATGCAGATCCAGCAGTACAACGATCAGCCCCCGGTGCGGGGGTGGGTCGATCCCCGTTTCGGCGGCGTCGTCGAAGCATATCTGGAGAACTTCCGACTCGAGGACGAACTCGGCTCGTCACTGCACGTGACGTGGAGAGGGAAGCCCGTCGTGGATCTCTGGGGCGGCTGGCTCGATGAGGAACGCTCCATTCCCTGGCGGGAAGACTCCATCGTCTGCATGATGTCGGTGGCGAAAGGGGTGACGGCGATCGCGATCGGCATGCTCGTCGATCGCGGAGTTCTTGATCTCGACGAGCCGGTCGCCACCTACTGGCCGGAGTTCGGTCAGAACGGGAAGGGTGGGCTTTTGCTGCGATGGGTGCTCGACCATCGGGCGGGCTTGCCTGCGCTGGTTGATGAGCCGCTGTGGCCTGGAGCGACATTCGACCGGGAAGCAATGACCGGTGCATTGGAACGAGCGAAACCGCTCTGGGAACCGGGCACAGTAGCCGCGTACCATGTGCAGACACAGGGGTACATCCTCGGAGAACTCGTGCGCAGGGTGACCGGCATGCCGATCGGGGAGTTCGTCAGGCAGCAGATCACCGGGCCGCTGGGGGCTGATTACTGGCTGGGACTCCCGAAGAGCGAGTTCTCCCGCACCGCCGACCTCCTCCCGAATGCGCGGTCGCGATTGATCGCCGCCCGTGACCAAGAGTCCGCCGATTCGTTGCGGGTGCGCGCACTCGCACAGAATCCGGATTGGCCATGGCGATGCATGGTGAACTCCGAGGAGTGGAGGACCTCCGAGATCGCGAGTGCGAGCGGTCACGGCAACGGTCGTTCTGTGGCCCGGATCTACACTCCGCTCGCTCTCGGAGGTGAGGCCGACGGTGTCCGGCTGATGTCGGGCGAGGGCGTCCGCGTGATGAGCGAGATGCAGCACAACATGATCGAACTCGTGCAGGAGCGACACTACCGACAGGGACTCGGCGTGCTGCTCAATTCTCCCGACGCCGTCTACATGGGGCCGAATCCAGAGGCGTTCGGCCATCACGGAATCGGAGGTTCCGCTGGGTTCGCTGACCCGGTGGACGGGGTCGCCTTCGGCTACGCCGTGAACAAGATGCACGAGGTCGGGACCAATGGCCCCCGTGCGAAACGACTGATCGATGCCGTCTATGCGGCTGTGAAGGGAAATGGGTCATGA
- a CDS encoding SDR family NAD(P)-dependent oxidoreductase has translation MNTDEMNAPRVAVVTGAGRGIGAAVALRLARDGFHVVVADIDAAHTAAVVEEIVSLGGTGEVASFDVADRAAVQSWAADLLDRHGRCDVVVNNAIWIRYGALLDMTEPDIDRMVDVGLKGVIWMIQAVGKIMSDQGSGCIVNVSSPAATRGTQDAGVYGAIKGAISSLTWQMAAELGRHGVRVNAVVPGAVPTEGARMLVDDDGYELRRAKTPLGRLGKPEDLAGAVSFLASEDASFVNGHLLTVDGGLMVS, from the coding sequence ATGAACACGGACGAGATGAATGCTCCCCGAGTCGCGGTGGTGACCGGTGCCGGGAGGGGTATCGGCGCCGCGGTCGCGCTCCGGCTGGCGAGGGATGGGTTCCACGTGGTGGTCGCGGATATCGACGCCGCCCACACGGCAGCGGTCGTGGAGGAGATCGTATCTCTCGGAGGTACGGGTGAAGTCGCGAGCTTCGACGTTGCGGATCGAGCGGCGGTGCAATCGTGGGCCGCAGATTTGCTCGACCGGCACGGGAGATGCGATGTCGTGGTGAACAATGCGATCTGGATCAGGTATGGCGCGCTCCTGGACATGACCGAGCCGGACATCGATCGCATGGTGGACGTCGGGCTGAAGGGCGTGATCTGGATGATCCAAGCGGTCGGCAAGATCATGAGTGACCAGGGCTCCGGGTGCATCGTCAATGTCTCGTCGCCGGCTGCCACTCGTGGAACGCAGGATGCAGGTGTTTACGGGGCTATCAAGGGTGCGATTTCCAGTCTGACCTGGCAGATGGCCGCCGAGCTAGGGCGGCACGGCGTTCGCGTCAACGCGGTCGTTCCTGGAGCGGTGCCCACTGAGGGGGCGCGGATGCTCGTGGACGACGATGGTTACGAGCTTCGTCGTGCGAAGACGCCGCTCGGCCGGCTCGGCAAGCCGGAAGATCTTGCCGGTGCGGTATCGTTCCTCGCCTCCGAGGATGCGTCATTCGTCAATGGGCACCTGCTGACCGTGGATGGCGGCCTCATGGTCTCCTGA
- a CDS encoding antibiotic biosynthesis monooxygenase, producing the protein MSSPVTVAVRRETDPARIDETLQWIDRGLEMARGFDGCLGGGVMRDASHENVLHVVYRFVDDEALARWERSEQRRAWERSGVQLVSSAAVQRRTGIEGWFDEPQLSRVVDPRTGASRLIGVRAAPPRWKQAIAVWLGMLPLNITISTIVTQFPWWAEIPVPLRSLFLVSVLAPTMTFAMMPMVTRVLRSWLRRNPGAIRSERALREALDARGA; encoded by the coding sequence ATGAGCAGCCCCGTGACCGTTGCCGTACGACGTGAGACCGACCCCGCCCGCATCGATGAGACCCTCCAGTGGATCGACCGCGGCCTCGAGATGGCCCGTGGGTTCGACGGCTGCCTCGGTGGCGGTGTGATGCGCGACGCCAGCCACGAGAATGTGCTGCATGTCGTCTACCGTTTCGTCGACGATGAGGCACTCGCCCGCTGGGAGCGATCCGAGCAGCGCCGAGCCTGGGAGCGCTCCGGTGTGCAGCTGGTGTCGAGCGCCGCGGTACAGCGTCGGACCGGGATCGAGGGGTGGTTCGACGAACCCCAGCTGAGCCGGGTCGTCGACCCCCGCACCGGTGCATCGCGTCTCATCGGCGTGCGGGCTGCTCCCCCGCGCTGGAAGCAGGCGATCGCCGTCTGGCTGGGCATGCTCCCGCTCAACATCACCATCTCGACGATCGTCACCCAGTTCCCCTGGTGGGCGGAGATACCGGTCCCACTCCGTTCGCTCTTCCTCGTGTCGGTGCTGGCACCGACCATGACCTTCGCGATGATGCCAATGGTGACGCGGGTGCTCAGGTCGTGGCTGCGCCGCAACCCTGGCGCGATCCGCAGCGAACGCGCTCTCCGCGAGGCGCTCGATGCGCGGGGCGCGTGA
- a CDS encoding ABC transporter substrate-binding protein: protein MVSSTLRRSSLVAIAAVSTLLLASCAGADDPSAEAEAQTEGIAFEHPSIDGLAIEFDAQPENVVMDCYAYSSLHEYGIEPVALFGYECDNPFVMGDADTAGIEMLGKDGEIDVEKLAEVQPDAIVGQGDANGWAWFDEDVNAQMTRVAPFVPLPADGSMDERIADTREVAAFFGGDTESEEILQSDEDLGQAKEAVSAALAENERKIMLASPAKEMLYTGVGFAQADLLEELGATIVGADAPEEGNPWGQVAWEDASTYEADLILVEGYSDDFAFTSDLWDTLPAVEAGQLAAWSSKGAMTASTYAAWLEEVADLVSSSKQVV, encoded by the coding sequence TTGGTCTCCTCCACACTTCGACGCTCATCACTGGTCGCGATCGCGGCCGTCTCGACACTGCTACTCGCGTCCTGCGCGGGAGCGGATGATCCATCGGCCGAAGCCGAAGCCCAGACCGAGGGGATCGCCTTCGAGCACCCATCGATCGACGGTCTCGCCATCGAATTCGATGCTCAGCCGGAGAACGTTGTGATGGACTGCTATGCCTACAGCTCCCTCCACGAGTACGGCATCGAGCCGGTCGCCCTCTTCGGATACGAGTGCGACAACCCGTTCGTGATGGGAGATGCCGATACGGCGGGCATCGAAATGCTCGGCAAGGACGGAGAGATCGATGTCGAGAAGCTCGCCGAAGTGCAGCCGGATGCCATCGTCGGCCAGGGCGACGCGAACGGGTGGGCGTGGTTCGACGAGGACGTGAACGCTCAGATGACGCGTGTTGCGCCGTTCGTGCCGCTCCCCGCTGACGGATCGATGGATGAGCGGATCGCGGACACTCGCGAAGTTGCGGCCTTCTTCGGCGGCGACACGGAGTCAGAGGAGATCCTGCAGTCGGATGAGGATCTCGGGCAGGCGAAGGAAGCCGTCAGTGCGGCACTCGCTGAGAACGAGCGCAAGATCATGCTGGCCAGCCCGGCGAAAGAGATGCTGTACACCGGCGTCGGGTTCGCTCAGGCCGACCTGCTTGAGGAGCTCGGGGCGACGATCGTCGGAGCAGATGCGCCCGAGGAGGGGAACCCTTGGGGTCAGGTGGCCTGGGAAGATGCATCCACATACGAGGCCGACCTGATCCTCGTCGAAGGATACTCCGACGATTTCGCGTTCACCTCGGATCTCTGGGACACGCTGCCGGCAGTCGAGGCCGGTCAGCTCGCCGCTTGGAGTTCGAAGGGTGCGATGACCGCATCCACTTACGCCGCATGGCTCGAGGAGGTCGCCGACCTCGTCTCGTCCTCGAAGCAGGTTGTGTAA
- a CDS encoding iron ABC transporter permease, translating into MLPVDTTRRSAPGTAVPGVDRRRSLLRAGDGGRWAGLLVLALLCAAALIASMLVGSRGIDPSDVFSSLIHPDPDDPVSQAVWFSRVPRTVIVLAAGAALGVAGALMQAVTRNPMADPGILGVNAGASLAVVVGLAFFGVTDVAQYMWWAFGGALLTSILVFVIGNTGTVRGNAVRMTLSGVALGAVLSGFSSAVLLTNSQLLERMRGWSAGTTASQPLEGTVQLLPFIGAGLVIALLSSRALDVLSLGEASAVAMGAHPNRIRLVVLIAIALLAGAATAAAGPIGFLGLLAPHLARMVVGPHQGWILAYSVLIAPAVMGFADVLGRVITKGEVPVGVVTAFIGAPVLIVMVRRLRVSEV; encoded by the coding sequence GTGCTTCCGGTCGACACGACTCGCCGATCAGCTCCCGGCACTGCGGTGCCCGGAGTTGATCGGCGCCGGTCGCTCCTGCGAGCGGGCGACGGGGGCCGCTGGGCCGGCCTCCTCGTGCTGGCGTTGCTCTGCGCTGCCGCCCTGATCGCGAGCATGCTCGTCGGCTCGCGCGGCATAGACCCGTCCGACGTGTTCTCCTCGCTGATCCATCCCGACCCCGATGACCCCGTCTCGCAGGCAGTCTGGTTCTCTCGCGTGCCGCGTACCGTGATCGTGCTCGCGGCCGGTGCGGCGCTCGGCGTCGCGGGCGCCCTCATGCAGGCTGTCACGCGGAATCCGATGGCAGATCCCGGCATCCTGGGCGTCAACGCCGGAGCGTCACTCGCGGTAGTCGTCGGCCTCGCGTTCTTCGGGGTCACCGATGTGGCGCAGTACATGTGGTGGGCGTTCGGCGGCGCGCTGCTCACGTCGATCCTCGTCTTCGTGATCGGCAACACGGGTACCGTGCGCGGTAACGCCGTCCGAATGACTCTCTCCGGAGTCGCGCTCGGCGCCGTCCTCTCCGGCTTCTCTTCAGCCGTGCTGCTCACGAACTCGCAATTGCTCGAACGAATGCGCGGGTGGTCGGCCGGCACCACGGCCTCCCAGCCGCTCGAAGGCACCGTGCAACTCCTGCCATTCATTGGTGCCGGACTGGTCATCGCGCTGCTCAGCTCGCGGGCGCTCGACGTGCTGTCGCTCGGCGAAGCCTCCGCGGTGGCGATGGGTGCGCACCCGAACCGCATCAGGCTCGTGGTGCTCATCGCCATCGCCCTGCTCGCCGGTGCCGCTACTGCGGCGGCTGGCCCGATCGGGTTCCTCGGCCTCCTCGCACCGCACCTCGCGCGCATGGTCGTCGGCCCCCACCAGGGCTGGATCCTCGCGTATTCGGTGCTGATCGCGCCGGCCGTCATGGGGTTCGCCGACGTGCTCGGGCGAGTGATCACGAAAGGCGAGGTCCCCGTCGGCGTCGTCACCGCGTTCATCGGTGCTCCCGTACTGATCGTCATGGTCCGCCGCCTCCGTGTCTCCGAGGTGTGA
- a CDS encoding iron chelate uptake ABC transporter family permease subunit, whose product MTQLDFGRRVVRLGGAERPVALLDVRSIVLCTALWIVTVLLALYATFSGSVGISPGEALQALVGRGDEYTTMIVLEWRAPRVVMAVLLGVCLALSGAIFQNLTGNPLGSPDVIGFQTGSFTGALVVMLLLGGGSVATMAGALIGGTATAFLVFFLSLKRGAMRGVRLIIVGIGVSAMLASVNVWLLLTATVENAIMASLWGAGNLSGASWATATVVVIGAVIFVGGAGALARPMRLLQIGVLFATALGQNVRALQVAAIVIGIGLTALATATAGPISFIALAAPQIARRLVRSDGLALGPTAAVGALLLLLADVVSQRIHPDTPLPVGIVTVSIGGLYFLWLLLREGKKQ is encoded by the coding sequence ATGACGCAACTCGACTTCGGACGGCGCGTCGTTCGTCTCGGCGGCGCCGAGCGCCCGGTCGCCCTCCTCGATGTCCGCTCGATCGTCCTCTGCACTGCGCTGTGGATCGTGACAGTGCTGCTGGCCCTCTACGCGACATTCTCGGGATCGGTGGGCATCTCTCCAGGAGAAGCGTTGCAAGCGCTCGTGGGGCGGGGTGACGAGTACACGACGATGATCGTGCTGGAGTGGCGAGCGCCGCGAGTCGTGATGGCGGTGCTCCTCGGCGTATGCCTCGCCCTCAGCGGTGCAATCTTCCAGAATCTCACCGGTAATCCGCTCGGTTCTCCTGATGTCATCGGGTTCCAAACGGGGTCCTTCACCGGAGCACTCGTCGTCATGCTCCTCCTCGGCGGCGGCTCGGTCGCGACCATGGCCGGCGCGCTCATCGGCGGGACCGCCACGGCGTTCCTCGTGTTCTTCCTGTCGCTCAAGCGGGGAGCGATGCGCGGCGTTCGATTGATCATCGTCGGGATCGGTGTGAGTGCGATGCTCGCGTCGGTGAACGTATGGCTGCTGCTCACCGCCACCGTCGAGAACGCCATCATGGCGAGTCTCTGGGGAGCCGGCAATCTCTCGGGTGCCTCTTGGGCGACCGCAACCGTCGTGGTGATCGGTGCGGTGATCTTCGTCGGCGGGGCAGGAGCACTCGCGCGGCCGATGCGACTGCTGCAGATCGGGGTCCTGTTCGCCACGGCGCTCGGGCAGAACGTGCGTGCGCTCCAAGTTGCGGCAATCGTCATCGGCATTGGGCTCACCGCGCTGGCGACCGCGACCGCCGGGCCGATCTCGTTCATTGCGCTCGCCGCGCCGCAGATCGCTCGACGTCTCGTCCGGTCAGACGGACTCGCACTCGGGCCGACCGCCGCTGTGGGGGCGCTCCTCTTGCTCCTCGCTGACGTGGTGTCGCAGCGGATCCACCCGGATACACCACTGCCCGTAGGGATCGTCACGGTGTCGATCGGTGGCCTCTACTTCCTCTGGCTCCTCCTTCGAGAAGGGAAAAAACAGTGA
- a CDS encoding ABC transporter ATP-binding protein, whose product MTRLRVERADLGYADTVVCSNISVEVPDGAFTVIVGPNACGKSTLLKSLTRLLPPARGSVFLDGRRLHELPTKHVARQVGLLPQGAVAPDGIRVVDLVTRGRYPHQRLFSPWSPEDEDAVRGAMRATGVHELSGRMVDELSGGQRQRVWMAVALAQETPILLLDEPTTYLDLNHQIELLELCRSLNRQHGTTLVAVLHDLNQAARYADHIIAIQSGEVIATGTPAAVITESLVEQVFTLDARVIADPESGTPLVVPRWRHSVSAAPSAERT is encoded by the coding sequence GTGACTCGTCTGCGTGTGGAACGGGCCGATCTCGGGTACGCCGACACGGTGGTGTGCTCGAACATCTCGGTGGAGGTGCCGGATGGTGCGTTCACGGTGATCGTCGGCCCCAACGCCTGCGGTAAATCAACGCTGTTAAAGAGTCTCACCCGACTCCTGCCTCCTGCCCGTGGCAGTGTCTTTCTCGACGGGCGGCGCCTGCATGAGCTTCCCACGAAACACGTGGCGCGTCAGGTCGGATTGCTCCCGCAGGGGGCCGTGGCCCCCGATGGCATTCGAGTGGTGGACCTGGTGACGCGAGGCCGGTATCCGCACCAGCGGCTCTTCAGCCCCTGGTCCCCGGAGGATGAGGACGCGGTACGTGGCGCGATGCGCGCCACGGGAGTGCACGAACTCTCGGGGCGGATGGTCGACGAGCTGTCGGGCGGCCAGCGGCAACGGGTCTGGATGGCGGTGGCGCTGGCGCAGGAGACGCCGATTCTGCTCTTGGACGAGCCGACCACCTACCTCGATCTCAATCATCAGATCGAGTTGCTCGAACTCTGTCGTTCGCTGAACCGGCAGCACGGCACCACTCTGGTGGCGGTGCTGCACGATCTGAATCAAGCGGCGCGATACGCCGACCACATCATAGCGATCCAATCGGGGGAAGTGATCGCGACAGGGACACCGGCCGCGGTCATCACGGAATCGCTCGTCGAGCAGGTGTTCACGCTCGATGCTCGGGTGATCGCGGATCCAGAGTCAGGTACGCCGCTCGTTGTCCCGCGCTGGCGGCACTCCGTCTCGGCTGCTCCGAGTGCGGAGCGCACGTGA
- a CDS encoding MFS transporter, which produces MTPTTPARSSVWKLTFAGAALIAACYGLARFAYGLFVPTFREAFDLGAATVGALASGSYASYCVAIIISTLLTPRFGGRAIAVAAGTTATLGTVTIALAPNTATLAAGVIVAGASTGIASPPLAHAIAHTVETARQSRVQTVVNAGTGLGVAISGPVALLAHEHWRAAWIAFAALSAAITIWAALTVPRTTRAPGATAGIHAAGAGLLPRPLLPPGALRLIGAALLLGTSSTAIWTFGRDLLVSEGRLSDTASTICWILLGALGVIGAAGGDLQRILGLRRAWIVTVTVLAASTGLVAIAPSSIVASALALAVFGATYIAASGLLLLWGTRVYADHPAAGVGLAFLVLALGQTLAAPALGGISDLVGQRAAFIVAAAVGLVGALTCAPHSEQPRRSAASAGQRAAYLTLDPRSPEHRA; this is translated from the coding sequence ATGACTCCGACCACCCCCGCACGCAGCAGCGTGTGGAAGCTCACCTTCGCCGGCGCTGCACTGATTGCCGCGTGCTACGGCCTCGCCCGCTTCGCCTACGGTCTCTTCGTCCCGACCTTTCGCGAAGCATTCGACCTGGGTGCGGCCACTGTCGGAGCACTCGCCTCGGGTTCGTACGCCTCCTACTGCGTGGCCATCATCATCTCGACGCTCCTCACTCCGCGGTTCGGTGGGCGCGCCATCGCGGTCGCAGCTGGAACCACTGCGACGCTCGGCACTGTGACGATCGCCCTCGCACCGAACACCGCCACTCTCGCGGCGGGAGTGATCGTGGCGGGTGCCAGTACGGGGATCGCCTCCCCTCCGCTCGCCCACGCCATCGCGCACACCGTGGAGACCGCAAGACAGAGCCGGGTGCAGACGGTCGTGAACGCGGGCACGGGTTTGGGCGTCGCGATCTCCGGGCCGGTGGCGCTCCTCGCCCACGAGCACTGGCGTGCGGCATGGATCGCTTTCGCTGCACTTTCTGCCGCCATCACGATCTGGGCGGCGCTCACGGTACCCCGGACGACCCGTGCACCCGGCGCAACAGCCGGTATTCATGCCGCCGGCGCCGGCCTCCTCCCCCGCCCGCTCCTCCCTCCCGGCGCACTGCGCCTCATCGGCGCTGCCCTCCTCCTCGGCACCTCGAGCACCGCGATCTGGACCTTCGGGCGCGACCTGCTCGTCTCGGAGGGGCGCCTGAGCGACACAGCGTCGACGATCTGCTGGATCCTGCTCGGCGCACTCGGGGTCATCGGAGCGGCAGGCGGGGATCTGCAGCGGATACTCGGCCTCAGACGGGCGTGGATCGTCACGGTGACCGTCCTCGCCGCCTCAACAGGGCTCGTTGCAATTGCCCCGAGCAGCATCGTTGCTTCGGCGCTCGCTCTCGCCGTATTCGGGGCCACCTACATCGCCGCGTCGGGACTCCTCCTGCTGTGGGGGACCCGGGTGTACGCCGACCATCCGGCCGCCGGTGTCGGCCTCGCATTCCTGGTCCTGGCCCTCGGGCAGACCCTCGCCGCGCCGGCGCTCGGGGGCATCAGCGATCTCGTCGGTCAGCGCGCGGCGTTCATCGTGGCCGCGGCGGTCGGTCTGGTCGGTGCGCTCACGTGCGCTCCGCACTCGGAGCAGCCGAGACGGAGTGCCGCCAGCGCGGGACAACGAGCGGCGTACCTGACTCTGGATCCGCGATCACCCGAGCATCGAGCGTGA